Within the Salinibacterium sp. TMP30 genome, the region TTCAGGTGCGGACCGGGCTGCAGTACGCGTGGTGGCGCGCGACGCATGACCAGGTATACAAGAGCGCGACGGACGAAGGGCACGGTTGGGGGGTTCGACGAGTTTCAGGTCAGGCAAAGGCTTCCCTGGAACTGCTCGACAACGTTTTGGCCGACCTCGAAAAAGCGGGGCAGCAACAGCGGCCCGGGCCACAGCCGAGTAATCCGAAACTCGAGTCAAGAGAATGGCTTAGACGTTGGAGTCCCTCTCGTCGACCGACCGATGCTCACCGCTTCGCCACAACCGCAGATTCGCTGCTGAGTGCCTGTGGTGTATCGAGCACAAGTGTTGAGACGGCCTTTGAATCAGCGGATATCGCCTGCCTAGTAAACGATAGCGATGTTACTCCGGGCCAGGTCGTCCTCGCGGCAGTCCACAGCCTCATTGGCGCCGATCTGGGGGCGCGCCTCGTTGCCGCCAACAAATGTGTCCTAGTCACAAGCGAACTCGTCAACCTCTACCCTGCGATTTCAGAACTGCCCGCTGCAGCGGTCGTACGTCCTTGACAACCCAGCGCGAATCAAATCACTTTCGATTGAAATGGGCGACGAAATCGACGCAAGCTAAGCTTCCACAATGAACGACCGACCAGTGAATGCCGAGATCTCTTTTGACCCGTATCTGGATGCCGACGATCAGGCGCTGGTCGAAGTCGCAGAAGAGCTTATTGGTCTTGATCCCACTGGCGAACGCTGGGCCGCGGTGCTCCGTCACACATACGACATGATCTACAACGGTCAAGAGACTGGGCGGTACAAGTGGGAAGACCTCATGAAGACCGAAAAAACCCACTTTGGAACTCTTTTTGAAATCAATGCACAACGCGAATTCGGATTTGATGGCGGGGACAGGACAGACTTCACCGTTGCTGGTCATGAGGTCGATGCGAAGTGGAGCCAGTCGGATGGAGGATGGATGCTTCCTCCAGAGGTGTTTGATGAGCTTGCCCTCGTCGCCACTGCAAGCGATGCCAAAGGTCAATGGTCGTTGGGATTGGTCCGGGTGGAGCTCGCGAATCGACGCGAAAAGTCCAATCGAGACAAGAAGACACAACTAAACAAAGCCGGGCGAGAAGCGATCCGGTGGCTTTGGCGCGACGCGCCACTTCCTCCGAACGTCCTACTGCTTCTAGATCCAAACGAAGTCGCGAAAATCTTTGAGCATCGAAGCGGAACCCAGCGGACGCACCGGCTGTTTAGAGCCGCTGAGGGAATGGTCGTTCACCGCAGCACAGTTGCGACCGTCAGCATGCAAATGGACCCACAGAAGCGCGTCCGCTACAATGGCGGTTCACGCGATGCGCTTCGATCTGAGGGAATTGTGATTCTGAGTGGCAAATACCATTCTGAGACTGCGCAAGATCTGGGCGTGCCGATTCCGGGCCCACTGGAGTACATTTCGGTACGCGTGGTGCAGTCAACCAATGACGAAGGAGCGGTCATGGACGGCGTGAGGTGGCGTCGGGCAAATCCGAGTGACCCTATCGTCGAGGCTCCACTCATCCCGGAACGGGGTGCTCGAAACAAATGGGCTTAGGCGACAACCTTCAAGTCTTGTTCTAAGATTCCCGCACCTAAAGCTTCTCGGATCGCGCTACCCACTCCTGCAGCTACTGGAGGAGGAAACGCGTTTCCAATCTGTCGGTAAGTCGAAGTTTTTAGACCAGAAAACTTCCAGTTCTTATCAAATCCCTGCACGAGCGCGACCATGGGATTCGTAAGGCG harbors:
- a CDS encoding NaeI family type II restriction endonuclease, whose product is MNDRPVNAEISFDPYLDADDQALVEVAEELIGLDPTGERWAAVLRHTYDMIYNGQETGRYKWEDLMKTEKTHFGTLFEINAQREFGFDGGDRTDFTVAGHEVDAKWSQSDGGWMLPPEVFDELALVATASDAKGQWSLGLVRVELANRREKSNRDKKTQLNKAGREAIRWLWRDAPLPPNVLLLLDPNEVAKIFEHRSGTQRTHRLFRAAEGMVVHRSTVATVSMQMDPQKRVRYNGGSRDALRSEGIVILSGKYHSETAQDLGVPIPGPLEYISVRVVQSTNDEGAVMDGVRWRRANPSDPIVEAPLIPERGARNKWA